The Salinibaculum sp. SYNS191 genome has a window encoding:
- a CDS encoding glycosyltransferase family 4 protein yields MRVLHYLELAEQLDRSGIGTSFDHQRQALAMTNVDVVGSPWQDDHPVWAAANTAIGNGFFKQFDLAHCNMIGPGSVAVARRAASEDVPLVLHSHVTREDFAESFRGSNYLAKPLGEYLRWFYSQADLVLCPSQYTKGVLDDYPVDAPIRPITNGVDVDALSGFGNLRDEYRDRFDLDGMTVFAVGNVFERKGLTTFCELAETTDYDFAWFGPYDTGPQASSTVRKWTRNPPDNVTFTGWVEDIRGAYAAGDVYLFPTKAENQGIAVLEAMACGKAVVLRDIPVFREFYTDGEDCLLCSDFGEFRDALDRLADNPDLRERLGANARETAREHSLDRVAEELADVYNAVLAGEPERVVD; encoded by the coding sequence GTGCGCGTCCTGCACTACCTCGAACTGGCCGAGCAACTCGACCGTAGCGGCATCGGGACCTCCTTCGACCACCAGCGCCAGGCGCTCGCGATGACCAACGTCGACGTGGTCGGGTCACCGTGGCAGGACGACCATCCCGTCTGGGCGGCTGCCAACACCGCCATCGGGAACGGCTTCTTCAAGCAGTTCGACCTCGCTCACTGCAACATGATCGGCCCGGGCAGCGTCGCCGTCGCTCGCCGGGCAGCCAGCGAGGACGTCCCGCTCGTCCTCCACTCCCACGTCACGCGCGAGGACTTCGCCGAGAGCTTTCGCGGGTCGAACTACCTCGCCAAGCCCCTCGGGGAGTACCTCCGCTGGTTCTACTCCCAGGCCGACCTCGTGCTCTGCCCCAGCCAGTACACGAAGGGTGTTCTCGATGACTACCCGGTCGACGCGCCGATTCGGCCTATCACCAACGGCGTCGACGTCGACGCACTCTCCGGCTTCGGGAACCTGCGGGACGAGTACCGCGACCGGTTCGACCTCGACGGGATGACCGTCTTCGCGGTCGGCAACGTCTTCGAGCGCAAGGGCCTCACGACGTTCTGTGAACTCGCCGAGACCACCGACTACGACTTCGCGTGGTTCGGACCCTACGACACCGGTCCGCAGGCATCAAGCACGGTCCGGAAGTGGACCCGAAACCCGCCGGACAACGTCACCTTCACCGGGTGGGTCGAGGACATCCGCGGCGCGTACGCGGCCGGCGACGTCTACCTCTTTCCCACGAAGGCAGAGAATCAGGGCATCGCCGTGCTGGAGGCGATGGCCTGCGGGAAGGCCGTCGTGCTCCGGGACATCCCGGTGTTCCGGGAGTTCTACACGGACGGCGAGGACTGCCTGCTGTGCTCGGACTTCGGGGAGTTCCGCGACGCGCTCGACCGCCTCGCGGATAATCCCGACCTGCGGGAGCGCCTGGGTGCAAACGCCCGCGAGACGGCCCGCGAGCACAGCCTCGACCGGGTCGCCGAGGAGTTGGCCGACGTCTACAACGCGGTGCTTGCGGGCGAACCCGAGCGGGTCGTCGACTAG
- a CDS encoding ribonuclease P protein component 4, with protein sequence MTVAEERIERLQELAREATVAGDEDRAREYVRRARRLAERNRLSLPREFLRFTCDACDAYLRPGKNARVRLQDGHVVVTCDCGHQSRYPYHDRG encoded by the coding sequence GTGACTGTCGCCGAGGAGCGCATCGAGCGCCTGCAGGAACTCGCCCGTGAGGCCACGGTGGCCGGCGACGAGGACCGGGCCCGGGAGTACGTCCGCCGGGCACGCCGCCTCGCCGAACGCAACCGCCTCTCGCTGCCCCGCGAGTTCCTCCGGTTCACCTGCGACGCCTGCGACGCCTACCTCAGACCCGGGAAGAACGCCCGCGTCCGCCTCCAGGACGGGCACGTCGTCGTGACCTGCGACTGCGGCCACCAGAGCCGCTATCCGTATCACGACAGGGGCTGA
- a CDS encoding YhbY family RNA-binding protein, with protein MADTERTRRIHDLDVTVWVGKNGVEAVTDELNDQLGDSQLVKVKFLRAARGGTDTESLADELGDAVNAEVVQVRGHTAVFER; from the coding sequence ATGGCAGACACGGAGCGGACACGGCGGATTCACGACCTCGACGTGACAGTCTGGGTGGGGAAGAACGGAGTCGAGGCGGTCACCGACGAACTGAACGACCAGCTCGGCGACAGCCAACTGGTGAAGGTGAAGTTCCTGCGTGCGGCACGCGGCGGGACCGACACGGAGAGCCTCGCCGACGAACTCGGCGACGCGGTCAACGCCGAAGTCGTTCAGGTCCGGGGCCACACCGCCGTGTTCGAGCGATGA
- a CDS encoding mechanosensitive ion channel family protein encodes MNGLVLQASQPVADALDTAGVPYAGPVGSALTFVIVAAVLYLVGRAVVGSLVNRVLDARGLDAHAKKPLQKITRFTVVFAAIAVAFGAAGYGSFLGALATIAAAATLAIGFAMQDVIQNFVAGIFIFTDKPFRIDDWIEWDGNSGVVEDISLRVTRVRTFDNELLTVPNSQLTAGVIKNPVAHEKLRLKFLFGIGYDDDIDQATDIIVDEAEKHDEILDDPGPSVRLTELGDSSVGLQSRIWISDPSRADFVKTRGEYVTAVKERFDAEGIDIPYPNRTVGGGLDLQNLDAVAEPADD; translated from the coding sequence ATGAACGGGCTGGTGCTCCAGGCGTCGCAGCCCGTCGCCGACGCCCTCGACACCGCTGGCGTCCCGTACGCCGGGCCCGTCGGCTCCGCGCTGACGTTCGTCATCGTCGCGGCCGTCCTCTATCTCGTCGGCCGTGCCGTCGTCGGCTCGCTCGTCAACCGCGTCCTCGACGCGCGCGGCCTCGACGCCCACGCCAAGAAACCGCTGCAGAAGATTACCCGTTTCACCGTCGTCTTCGCCGCCATCGCCGTCGCCTTCGGCGCTGCCGGCTACGGGAGCTTCCTCGGCGCGCTGGCGACTATCGCCGCCGCGGCGACGCTGGCGATCGGCTTCGCGATGCAGGACGTCATCCAGAACTTCGTCGCCGGCATCTTCATCTTCACCGACAAGCCGTTCCGTATCGACGACTGGATAGAGTGGGACGGCAACTCCGGCGTCGTCGAGGACATCAGCCTCCGTGTGACGCGCGTCAGGACGTTCGACAACGAACTGCTGACGGTGCCCAACTCGCAACTCACCGCCGGCGTCATCAAGAACCCCGTCGCACACGAGAAGCTCCGTCTGAAGTTCCTCTTCGGCATCGGCTACGACGACGACATCGACCAGGCCACCGACATCATCGTCGACGAGGCCGAGAAACACGACGAGATTCTCGACGACCCAGGCCCGTCTGTGCGCCTGACGGAACTCGGAGACTCCTCGGTGGGTCTGCAGTCGCGCATCTGGATTTCCGACCCCTCGCGCGCCGACTTCGTGAAGACCCGCGGCGAGTACGTCACCGCCGTGAAAGAGCGCTTCGACGCGGAGGGCATCGACATCCCCTACCCGAACCGCACCGTCGGCGGAGGCCTCGACCTGCAGAATCTCGACGCAGTGGCCGAACCGGCTGACGACTAG
- a CDS encoding DUF7548 family protein → MDDVNLAPLVGILGCVGVIVALLYPYVAADGSVATYYGSGLVNPLVAGLLALVTIIVLAAGREARTDPGIAAGAGLVFGLFIFLMTLGWGMTTRLDAVAISELHRWVVPLLALLIPVGSLWYSRALGVF, encoded by the coding sequence ATGGACGACGTGAACCTCGCCCCGCTGGTCGGTATTCTCGGCTGCGTCGGCGTCATCGTGGCCCTGCTGTACCCCTACGTTGCCGCCGACGGGAGTGTCGCCACGTACTACGGGTCGGGCCTGGTGAACCCGCTCGTGGCGGGGCTGCTCGCGCTCGTGACCATTATCGTGCTCGCGGCGGGCCGCGAGGCCCGGACGGACCCCGGCATCGCGGCGGGCGCGGGGCTGGTCTTCGGGCTCTTCATCTTCCTCATGACGCTGGGGTGGGGAATGACCACGCGGCTGGACGCCGTCGCCATCTCGGAGTTGCACCGCTGGGTCGTGCCCCTGCTGGCGCTGCTGATTCCGGTCGGGTCGCTGTGGTACTCGCGCGCTCTGGGTGTGTTCTGA
- a CDS encoding hybrid sensor histidine kinase/response regulator, with the protein MSGEALSESRDALAVLLVEDNSGDATLVEHHLRRGSFPGVPDEQAITHVESLDAALDAVTSSTFDLVLLDLGLPESTGVETLEQFLPEASDVPVVVLTGLDNKETAVRAIQQGAQDYLPKGDLGPDVLMRSMRYAIERHKQERALREQTEQLQFFNSILRHDVGNGMEVIRHNAQLLDEDLSGPAADRAATIRSWSDDIIDLTEKIRRMLEAVARDGEVELAPVDLTAVVRDRTEHVGTMDEAATIETSLPDDPVHVLANDMLGAVIGNLLSNAIEHNDSAEPRVTVDVTAGEETVTVAIADNGPGIPDSAKESIFGWGETDGSSEGGFGLYFVATMVDSYGGTVEVRDNDPEGAVFHITLPAV; encoded by the coding sequence ATGAGCGGGGAGGCGCTGAGCGAGAGCCGTGACGCTCTCGCCGTGTTGCTCGTCGAGGACAACAGCGGCGACGCGACGCTGGTAGAACATCACCTCCGTCGCGGGTCGTTCCCCGGCGTGCCCGACGAGCAGGCCATCACTCACGTCGAGAGTCTCGACGCGGCACTCGACGCCGTCACGTCGTCGACGTTCGACCTCGTCCTGCTGGACCTGGGGCTGCCCGAATCGACCGGCGTGGAGACGCTGGAGCAGTTCCTCCCCGAGGCGTCGGACGTCCCCGTCGTGGTGCTGACCGGGCTGGACAACAAGGAGACGGCGGTCCGGGCCATCCAGCAGGGCGCACAGGACTACCTCCCGAAGGGTGACCTGGGTCCCGACGTGCTGATGCGGTCGATGCGGTACGCCATCGAGCGACACAAACAGGAGCGGGCGCTGCGCGAGCAGACCGAGCAACTGCAGTTTTTCAACAGTATTCTCCGCCACGACGTGGGCAACGGGATGGAGGTCATCCGGCACAACGCGCAGTTGCTCGACGAGGACCTGTCGGGACCGGCGGCCGACCGGGCGGCGACAATCCGCTCGTGGAGCGACGACATCATCGACCTCACGGAGAAGATACGGCGGATGCTGGAGGCCGTCGCCCGTGACGGGGAGGTCGAACTGGCACCGGTGGACCTCACAGCGGTCGTCAGGGACCGGACCGAGCACGTCGGGACGATGGACGAGGCCGCCACCATCGAGACGTCGCTGCCCGATGACCCCGTTCACGTCCTCGCCAACGATATGCTGGGGGCCGTCATCGGGAACCTCCTCTCGAACGCCATCGAGCACAACGACAGCGCCGAGCCGCGGGTGACTGTCGACGTGACCGCGGGCGAGGAGACGGTCACGGTCGCAATCGCGGACAACGGCCCCGGCATCCCCGACAGCGCCAAGGAGAGTATCTTCGGGTGGGGGGAGACAGACGGCTCCTCGGAGGGCGGGTTCGGCCTGTACTTCGTCGCAACGATGGTCGACAGCTACGGCGGGACCGTCGAGGTCCGCGACAACGACCCCGAGGGTGCTGTCTTCCACATCACCCTGCCTGCCGTCTGA
- a CDS encoding response regulator encodes MVPDDGDPIEILLAEDNPGDVRLTEKALEHGNIINNLHVVTNGVEAIEFLRQEGEYADEPRPDLVLLDLNMPKKDGREVMADMEEDPSLRRIPVVVLTSSEAEEDVVRSYELTANAYLTKPVDFDGFVDIVTRIEDFWFSVVKMPPK; translated from the coding sequence CTGGTACCAGACGACGGTGACCCAATCGAAATTCTGCTCGCGGAGGACAATCCCGGCGACGTTCGCCTGACGGAGAAGGCACTCGAACACGGGAACATCATCAACAATCTCCACGTTGTCACGAACGGTGTCGAGGCGATTGAGTTCCTGCGACAGGAGGGGGAGTACGCCGACGAACCCCGGCCCGACCTCGTGTTGCTCGACCTGAACATGCCCAAGAAGGACGGCCGGGAGGTGATGGCAGACATGGAGGAGGACCCTTCGCTGCGCCGGATTCCGGTCGTCGTCCTGACGAGTTCCGAGGCGGAGGAGGACGTCGTCCGCTCGTACGAACTCACCGCCAACGCCTACCTGACGAAGCCGGTGGACTTCGACGGCTTCGTGGACATCGTTACGCGAATCGAGGACTTCTGGTTCTCCGTCGTGAAGATGCCGCCGAAATGA
- a CDS encoding sensor histidine kinase — MELSKRASLGLTGLLSVLLAGIVVRDVVRDWLVENKPLWSTLLENVVPLGSALAVLAAGYLVYQRRDERFMTAVTRWQYIGTAGLLVVAAEVVGAQVIQGELKPWLIVLQITIGGAVAGTLVGYATARSEVTRETARRERDKFEALFENAPAEVVEVVLAGGEPVVVEQNAAFAEMFGTEGDSPAGDPLFETVSHDEETRAVITGSLRAGEEDATRLHTATANGQRDFQLRVVPFRDSERGYLLYTDITELSTTKAELEATVGRLERSNERLQQFAYVASHDLQEPARMVSSYISLLETEYGDQFDEDAHEYMDFAIDGADRMQAMIDGLLDYSRVRTQGEEFTETDAGEVFADTMRDLELLREEHDATVTCDDLPTVEADRNQLGQVFQNLVENAIEHGGDGTTIHVGAERREDDVRFSVADDGPGIPENRQDRVFEIFEQGSRDSDGTGIGLAICDRIVSRHGGEMWVESSEGEGATFYFTIPT, encoded by the coding sequence ATGGAACTGAGCAAGCGAGCGTCGCTGGGGCTCACCGGACTGCTATCCGTGCTGCTGGCAGGCATCGTCGTTCGCGACGTGGTGCGCGACTGGCTGGTCGAGAACAAGCCGCTGTGGTCGACGCTGCTGGAGAATGTGGTACCACTCGGGTCTGCACTCGCCGTGCTGGCTGCCGGGTACCTGGTGTACCAGCGGCGGGACGAGCGGTTCATGACGGCGGTGACCCGGTGGCAGTACATCGGCACAGCCGGCCTCCTCGTGGTGGCGGCCGAGGTCGTCGGCGCGCAGGTCATCCAGGGGGAACTCAAGCCGTGGCTCATCGTCCTCCAGATAACCATCGGCGGTGCCGTCGCCGGCACGCTGGTGGGCTACGCCACCGCCCGGTCGGAAGTCACACGCGAGACCGCCCGGCGCGAACGCGACAAGTTCGAGGCACTGTTCGAGAACGCACCGGCCGAAGTCGTCGAGGTCGTTCTGGCGGGCGGGGAACCCGTCGTCGTGGAACAGAACGCCGCCTTCGCCGAGATGTTCGGCACCGAGGGGGACAGTCCCGCGGGCGACCCCCTGTTCGAGACGGTGAGCCACGACGAAGAGACGCGGGCGGTCATCACAGGCTCCCTCCGGGCGGGAGAGGAAGACGCGACGCGGCTCCACACCGCCACCGCGAACGGACAGCGCGACTTCCAGCTTCGCGTCGTGCCCTTCCGCGACAGCGAACGTGGCTATCTCCTCTACACCGACATCACGGAACTCTCGACGACGAAAGCGGAACTCGAAGCGACGGTCGGCCGCTTGGAGCGGTCCAACGAGCGCCTCCAGCAGTTCGCCTACGTCGCCTCACACGACCTCCAGGAGCCCGCGCGGATGGTCTCCAGCTACATCTCGCTGCTGGAGACGGAGTACGGCGACCAGTTCGACGAGGACGCCCACGAGTACATGGACTTCGCCATCGACGGAGCCGACCGGATGCAGGCGATGATAGACGGCCTGCTGGACTACTCGCGGGTCCGGACCCAGGGCGAGGAGTTCACCGAGACCGACGCCGGCGAGGTGTTCGCCGACACCATGCGCGACCTGGAACTCCTCCGGGAGGAACACGACGCGACCGTCACCTGCGACGACCTCCCGACGGTCGAGGCCGACAGAAACCAGCTCGGTCAGGTCTTCCAGAACCTCGTCGAGAACGCCATCGAACACGGCGGTGACGGGACGACGATACACGTCGGTGCCGAGCGCCGCGAGGACGATGTCCGCTTCTCCGTGGCCGACGACGGCCCGGGCATCCCCGAGAACAGACAGGACCGCGTCTTCGAGATATTCGAGCAGGGGAGCCGCGACAGCGACGGCACCGGCATCGGGCTGGCAATCTGTGACCGCATCGTCTCCCGACACGGCGGCGAGATGTGGGTGGAGTCGAGCGAGGGCGAGGGCGCGACGTTCTACTTCACGATTCCGACCTGA
- a CDS encoding DUF5798 family protein produces MGLGGTAKKLQKVIDAAEQLYSKMNEVIERLTKLERDVEHTSTQVDHLERDVAEQRALVEALAEQQGIDVDDVLEQADLPPEPTAADDAGEQPDGDADGTTVDVSEET; encoded by the coding sequence ATGGGATTGGGCGGAACTGCCAAGAAACTCCAGAAGGTCATCGACGCGGCCGAACAGCTCTACAGCAAGATGAACGAGGTCATCGAGCGTCTCACCAAACTCGAGAGAGACGTCGAACACACCAGCACGCAGGTCGACCACCTGGAACGCGACGTCGCCGAGCAGCGGGCGCTGGTCGAGGCGCTCGCAGAACAGCAGGGAATCGACGTCGACGACGTTCTGGAACAGGCCGACCTCCCGCCCGAACCGACCGCCGCGGACGACGCCGGGGAGCAACCCGACGGCGACGCCGACGGCACGACGGTCGACGTGTCCGAAGAGACGTGA
- a CDS encoding CoA-binding protein, with protein sequence MPITSDDELREVLDVDTIAVVGCSTTPGKAAHDIPKYMLDHGYEIVPVNPFADEVFGREAYDSLADVPDDIDLVDVFRPSEEVPGIVDACLERDDAGIIWMQLGIRDDEAAARAEEAGKRVVQDKCLKVEHQRLL encoded by the coding sequence ATGCCAATCACGAGCGACGACGAACTCCGCGAGGTACTGGACGTCGACACTATCGCCGTGGTGGGGTGTTCGACCACGCCCGGGAAGGCGGCTCACGACATCCCGAAGTACATGCTGGACCACGGGTACGAAATCGTCCCGGTCAATCCCTTCGCCGACGAGGTCTTCGGCCGCGAGGCCTACGACTCGCTGGCGGACGTCCCGGACGACATCGACCTCGTGGACGTGTTCCGGCCGAGCGAGGAGGTCCCGGGCATCGTCGACGCCTGTCTGGAGCGCGATGACGCGGGCATCATCTGGATGCAACTGGGCATCCGCGACGACGAGGCGGCGGCCCGGGCCGAGGAGGCCGGCAAGCGCGTGGTCCAGGACAAGTGCCTGAAGGTCGAGCACCAGCGCCTGCTGTAG
- a CDS encoding RAD55 family ATPase: MYDLGPDFEDAAVAPGTNILIAGPPLTGKRRLAMDILAHGAGLGEGSVIVTTRDSSERVLADYRSRVDNPDAVDLGVVDCVTQHQGRSTADTDVVKYASSPVDMTGIGIKFSEFLEEFYGERDRTQNRVMLDSLSTLLMYSDVQTVFRFMHVFTSRIDDADALGVHVMESTAHQPEALNTMKQLFDGFVEVDEDREKTVRLPDVDASAAP, encoded by the coding sequence ATGTACGACCTTGGCCCGGACTTCGAGGACGCCGCTGTGGCCCCCGGGACGAACATTCTCATCGCGGGGCCACCGTTGACTGGCAAGCGGCGCCTGGCGATGGACATTCTGGCCCACGGCGCCGGACTGGGGGAGGGGTCAGTCATCGTCACCACGCGGGACAGTTCGGAGCGGGTGCTCGCCGACTATCGCTCGCGGGTCGACAACCCGGACGCGGTCGACCTCGGCGTCGTCGATTGCGTGACCCAGCATCAGGGGCGGTCGACCGCCGACACCGACGTAGTGAAGTACGCGTCCTCGCCGGTGGACATGACGGGTATCGGTATCAAGTTCTCGGAGTTCCTGGAGGAGTTCTACGGGGAGCGTGACCGCACGCAGAACCGGGTGATGCTGGATTCGCTCTCGACGTTGCTGATGTACTCAGACGTCCAGACGGTGTTCCGGTTCATGCACGTGTTCACGAGCCGCATCGACGACGCGGACGCGCTGGGGGTCCACGTCATGGAGTCCACCGCCCACCAGCCGGAGGCGCTGAACACGATGAAACAGCTCTTCGACGGCTTCGTCGAGGTGGACGAGGACCGCGAGAAGACGGTTCGCCTGCCGGACGTGGACGCCAGCGCGGCACCATAG
- a CDS encoding cupin domain-containing protein produces the protein MGHVSTTELVDKLEQGDEDYLEVLSEDSIRAEIARFPNPEPKTPHKEDELYFVLSGSGMVNVGDDSYTVEEGDVIYVEQGVEHDFFDIDEEITALIVFAGAEESVLGRPS, from the coding sequence ATGGGACACGTTTCGACGACCGAACTGGTCGACAAGCTCGAACAGGGGGACGAAGATTACCTGGAAGTGCTCAGTGAGGACTCGATACGCGCCGAGATCGCTCGGTTTCCCAATCCCGAGCCGAAAACCCCTCACAAGGAGGACGAACTGTACTTCGTCCTCTCCGGGAGCGGGATGGTCAACGTCGGTGATGACTCGTACACCGTCGAGGAGGGTGACGTCATCTACGTCGAACAAGGCGTCGAGCACGACTTTTTCGATATTGACGAGGAAATCACGGCCCTCATCGTCTTCGCAGGGGCCGAGGAATCCGTCCTCGGGCGGCCGTCGTGA
- a CDS encoding LolA family protein — translation MLRPLSNRTGRRALLGVVGLVFVTAGCLGAPGTEVDDPSVVADQVESRYEQLDGFQATMTQRVQVGSETRTARATVAFDKGNALVVEPQTGPNAGEVTIIENPSAKLFAGQRTATAFEAEALYGTVAADLVRENEVVFERRDRVGGRLAVVFVITPPDSAAETRPERRVWIDAERAVPLRIESTWTEDGQRVAETIQFENISLRAPKQLPETASSTGGATA, via the coding sequence ATGTTACGACCACTCTCGAACCGAACTGGGCGACGCGCACTACTGGGCGTCGTCGGCCTGGTATTCGTTACGGCCGGCTGTCTCGGGGCGCCCGGGACGGAGGTCGACGATCCGTCGGTCGTCGCGGACCAGGTAGAATCACGCTACGAACAACTGGACGGGTTCCAGGCGACGATGACTCAGCGGGTCCAGGTCGGCAGCGAAACCAGAACTGCACGGGCGACCGTCGCCTTCGACAAGGGCAATGCACTCGTGGTCGAACCACAGACCGGCCCGAATGCCGGCGAGGTTACCATCATCGAGAACCCCTCGGCGAAGCTGTTTGCCGGTCAGCGGACCGCGACTGCGTTCGAAGCCGAGGCACTCTACGGCACGGTCGCAGCGGACCTCGTGCGCGAGAACGAGGTCGTCTTCGAAAGGCGTGACCGGGTCGGGGGTCGTCTGGCCGTCGTCTTCGTGATTACGCCGCCGGACAGCGCCGCCGAGACACGGCCCGAGCGGCGGGTCTGGATCGACGCCGAGCGTGCGGTCCCGCTCCGGATCGAGTCGACCTGGACCGAAGACGGTCAGCGAGTGGCGGAGACGATCCAGTTCGAGAACATCTCGCTGCGAGCACCGAAGCAGCTTCCCGAGACAGCTTCGAGCACGGGAGGAGCGACGGCATGA
- a CDS encoding S49 family peptidase — MNDESGLLDRLGGPVVVFGIVGLIVGAALVPYAWGMSTDSDGTVAVVEVHGTITDDTATAALDDLRETRQNDSIKAVVVDVNSRGGLASVSEQLYLSVKRTSKQMPVTVAVTGSALSGGYYTSVPADRIYVTPASTVGSVGVRATIPPGGAPNNEITTGPDKTTSGTLSEVRRRVEALRRAFVGSVVAERNLTLSATELSYAKVYSGRRAIDLGLADQVGGLGAAIDRAADQAGLSDYETIRMESPSPSTLSQIGLRQSPEAGVNVTDIDMTRYFMLHGDIDVLASAEPIEVRANDAN, encoded by the coding sequence ATGAACGACGAATCCGGCCTCCTCGACCGTCTCGGCGGCCCGGTCGTCGTGTTCGGAATCGTCGGCCTGATCGTCGGTGCCGCCCTGGTCCCCTACGCGTGGGGGATGTCGACCGATTCGGACGGGACGGTCGCGGTGGTCGAAGTCCACGGGACTATCACTGATGACACCGCGACGGCAGCGCTGGACGATCTGCGCGAGACCCGGCAGAACGACTCAATCAAGGCGGTGGTCGTCGACGTGAACAGCCGTGGTGGGCTGGCATCAGTCAGCGAACAGCTCTACCTGTCGGTGAAACGAACGAGCAAGCAGATGCCGGTGACGGTAGCTGTCACAGGCTCGGCGCTATCGGGCGGATACTACACCAGCGTCCCCGCCGACCGCATCTACGTGACGCCGGCCAGTACCGTCGGTAGCGTCGGTGTGCGGGCGACCATCCCCCCTGGTGGAGCGCCAAATAACGAGATTACGACGGGTCCGGACAAAACGACCTCGGGGACGCTTTCGGAGGTACGTCGCCGCGTCGAGGCACTCCGTCGTGCGTTCGTCGGCAGCGTCGTGGCCGAGCGCAACCTCACCCTCTCGGCCACGGAGCTCTCCTACGCGAAAGTCTACTCGGGCCGCCGGGCCATCGACCTTGGGTTGGCCGACCAGGTCGGGGGCCTCGGTGCTGCCATCGACAGGGCTGCCGATCAGGCCGGCCTCTCGGACTACGAGACCATACGGATGGAATCGCCCTCTCCGAGCACGCTGAGCCAAATCGGGCTCAGGCAATCACCGGAAGCGGGCGTGAACGTCACCGACATCGACATGACGCGCTACTTCATGCTGCACGGAGATATCGACGTACTGGCGAGTGCGGAGCCAATCGAGGTGAGAGCCAATGACGCGAACTGA
- a CDS encoding DUF4350 domain-containing protein — protein MTRTELLKGLGVFALVVLVIVSATVATGTIVSESPESENVNASAYDDALRLEPADDSGSVEPAVGNGTKTVIIDKSHGNAVTEGGLQPMVDALVSAGHDVRFYTGGSSNGLGTGGLSSSSSGLNATLRSADAFVVVNPASSYTASESNGVEAFADAGGRVLMLADPVGQTPSGTSLSLPIGTSTGDTATPGQPTNLAARFEISFGAGYLFDMTDNVNNFQRVYADSVADGPLTAGVDRLVVNDATPLAISGSSQVVAESVDVRASATRRSGTYPVAARTGNVTAVGDTEFLQPASATLADNEAFVSNLADFLVSGEKSPGVPEPAEPSSGTGTGGFTPPTQPGTTPTLPGNGTSTPTNGTSP, from the coding sequence ATGACGCGAACTGAGTTGCTGAAGGGTCTCGGCGTGTTCGCGCTTGTCGTCTTGGTTATCGTGTCGGCGACAGTCGCAACGGGGACCATCGTCTCGGAGTCGCCGGAGTCCGAGAACGTCAACGCCTCGGCGTACGACGACGCACTGCGTTTGGAGCCCGCTGACGACAGCGGGAGCGTCGAACCGGCCGTCGGTAACGGGACGAAGACCGTCATCATCGACAAGAGCCACGGGAACGCCGTCACCGAAGGTGGGCTACAGCCGATGGTCGATGCGCTCGTCAGCGCCGGCCACGACGTTCGGTTCTACACCGGCGGGAGTTCGAACGGCCTGGGAACCGGCGGGCTTTCGAGTAGCTCGTCGGGGCTGAACGCGACGTTGCGGTCTGCCGACGCCTTCGTCGTCGTGAACCCGGCAAGTTCGTACACCGCCAGTGAGAGCAACGGCGTCGAAGCCTTCGCCGACGCCGGCGGCCGCGTGCTCATGCTCGCCGATCCGGTCGGCCAGACTCCATCCGGGACGTCGCTCAGTCTTCCCATCGGCACGTCGACCGGCGACACCGCCACGCCAGGCCAGCCGACGAACCTCGCCGCGCGCTTCGAGATCTCCTTCGGCGCTGGCTACCTGTTCGACATGACTGATAACGTCAACAACTTCCAGCGCGTCTACGCGGACTCGGTCGCCGACGGTCCACTCACGGCCGGTGTCGACCGGCTCGTCGTGAACGACGCGACGCCGCTGGCGATAAGTGGAAGCAGTCAGGTCGTCGCCGAGAGTGTCGACGTGCGCGCCTCCGCAACGCGACGCAGCGGCACGTACCCCGTCGCCGCCCGGACAGGCAACGTCACCGCCGTTGGAGATACGGAGTTCCTCCAGCCGGCGAGCGCGACACTTGCCGACAACGAGGCCTTCGTGAGTAACCTCGCGGACTTCCTCGTTTCCGGCGAGAAGTCCCCTGGCGTCCCGGAACCGGCCGAACCCTCGTCCGGAACCGGGACTGGCGGGTTCACCCCACCGACGCAGCCTGGCACCACGCCAACCCTCCCGGGCAACGGTACGTCCACGCCCACGAACGGGACCAGCCCGTAG